Proteins co-encoded in one Bemisia tabaci chromosome 9, PGI_BMITA_v3 genomic window:
- the LOC109040477 gene encoding uncharacterized protein → MKIQLLTTLFFVLMSCMAMFVSAVPEPEPVPAANPEPQYHRGGYGRGGYGRGGYGGYGGRRYGRR, encoded by the coding sequence ACAACATTGTTTTTCGTGCTGATGAGCTGTATGGCCATGTTTGTCTCGGCTGTACCTGAACCGGAACCTGTGCCAGCGGCAAATCCTGAACCCCAATACCATCGCGGTGGCTACGGTCGTGGAGGCTACGGCCGTGGCGGCTATGGTGGATATGGAGGTCGCCGTTATGGACGTCGCTGA
- the LOC109042537 gene encoding uncharacterized protein — protein sequence MASWLPLFVGCLFLLNLRGNDCEKIQNQDMECKNAFLELYATKLYVDKSTFIRDFITMDIDLVLLTFPPKWGKTVAVDMLRAFLQINVDENGNHVTSPPDVFTDPNLKISRHQALIAAHHKQHPVIHVSLHDVQGTTVESMLPPLTEAIARAFDHHYYMQKVFSRAAVNASADDVIRTNARYHLHTFEQIRNRTADWKTLKTGLHMLAETLHAHFGKKVWILIDAYDHPIDIGQTQDLAEADVKMDYLRDLLQETFKDDTHLHKALLSGVMRVAKLNNFYGLSSVVETDMHLNHFLDDFGLKETEVDALFATHNLTGNLVEEAKGWYKGYGISSHVNRVEIVVYNPYSIAQFIKNKNVTNYWVQTQSVDILGNLFKSSEMEAVFLRLLSGESPKVVLEDQVFSSEELHMIHGALTAPSENAKRDLY from the coding sequence ATGGCTTCGTGGCTCCCATTATTCGTCGGGTGCCTGTTTCTGCTGAATCTACGGGGTAATGACTgcgaaaaaatacaaaatcaagATATGGAGTGCAAAAACGCGTTTCTCGAACTTTACGCCACCAAATTATACGTCGACAAGTCCACCTTTATCAGAGACTTCATCACGATGGACATCGATCTCGTCCTACTAACTTTCCCACCGAAGTGGGGTAAAACCGTAGCCGTCGACATGCTCCGTGCTTTCCTCCAAATAAACGTCGACGAAAACGGCAATCACGTCACGAGCCCACCCGATGTATTCACCgatcctaacctcaaaatatccCGCCACCAAGCTTTGATCGCCGCCCATCACAAACAGCACCCCGTAATCCACGTTTCTCTCCACGACGTGCAAGGTACCACCGTCGAGTCAATGCTCCCTCCACTGACAGAGGCAATCGCCCGCGCTTTCGACCATCACTACTACATGCAGAAAGTCTTCTCTCGCGCCGCGGTCAACGCGTCCGCCGATGACGTCATCAGAACCAACGCGCGGTACCACCTGCACACCTTCGAGCAAATCCGAAACCGGACCGCGGACTGGAAAACGCTGAAAACCGGTTTGCACATGCTCGCGGAGACACTCCACGCGCACTTCGGGAAGAAGGTGTGGATACTGATCGACGCCTACGATCACCCGATAGACATCGGCCAAACGCAAGACCTCGCGGAGGCGGACGTCAAGATGGACTATCTCCGCGACCTCCTCCAAGAGACGTTCAAAGACGACACCCATCTCCACAAAGCGCTGCTCTCGGGGGTGATGCGAGTGGCGAAGCTCAACAACTTCTACGGACTCAGCAGCGTGGTGGAGACCGACATGCACCTCAACCACTTCCTCGACGACTTCGGGCTCAAGGAAACGGAGGTGGACGCGCTGTTCGCAACACACAATCTAACCGGAAACCTGGTGGAAGAGGCGAAAGGTTGGTACAAAGGCTACGGGATAAGCTCCCACGTTAACAGAGTGGAGATCGTTGTCTACAACCCTTACTCCATCGCGCAGTTCATAAAAAACAAGAACGTCACCAACTACTGGGTGCAGACACAGAGTGTGGACATCCTGGGGAACCTCTTCAAGTCGAGTGAGATGGAGGCGGTGTTTTTGAGACTCCTGAGTGGGGAGAGCCCGAAGGTGGTTCTCGAGGATCAGGTTTTCTCCTCGGAGGAGCTACATATGATTCACGGCGCCCTCACAGCCCCTAGTGAAAATGCAAAACGCGACCTCTACTGA
- the LOC109040400 gene encoding uncharacterized protein, which translates to MNKVVLVLLLACWMAVSEGFIKIGKQFPHHHGGYHGGYQPGHYGGYGHYPGGGYGGPAAFGRPPYGGYGGANYPYYPSQQAAIHGGHGFGAYGTGYGR; encoded by the exons ATGAACAAAGTAGTTTTG GTGCTCCTGCTGGCCTGCTGGATGGCGGTCTCCGAGGGGTTCATCAAAATCGGGAAGCAGTTCCCGCACCACCACGGCGGCTACCACGGCGGCTACCAACCGGGACACTACGGCGGCTACGGGCACTACCCCGGCGGCGGCTACGGCGGCCCAGCAGCCTTCGGGCGGCCGCCCTACGGGGGCTACGGCGGGGCCAACTACCCCTACTACCCCAGCCAGCAAGCGGCCATCCACGGTGGACACGGCTTCGGAGCTTACGGAACGGGTTACGGAAGATAA
- the LOC109042872 gene encoding uncharacterized protein, with product MRTELQRSARGVISECFLCLCFVSRVAAAIHPTNISVQRVSLLQHAAHLNVSSVPDYFVPKLRISVVKMNFYRRPTFFFALSLIVALIATETSASPAPDGVIDKIKGFFSHPKDTAEEAADKTKKTYDDAKDGVKHGWDVTKEKVGDGWDVTKEKVGEGWDATKEKVAEGWDATKEKVADGWDATKDKVGEWVQKGKEALKHDK from the exons ATGCGCACAGAATTACAGAGAAGCGCGCGCGGTGTAATTAGTGAGTGCTTTTTGTGTTTATGTTTCGTGTCGCGTGTAGCAGCCGCGATACACCCGACGAATATCTCAGTCCAACGAGTGTCTTTGCTTCAACACGCGGCTCACTTAAATGTTTCGTCCGTTCCTGATTATTTTGTTCCAAAACTAAGAATTTCGGTCGTGAAAATGAACTTCTATCGTAGACCTACGTTCTTCTTCGCTCTCTCTCTCATCGTTGCGTTG aTCGCGACTGAGACATCCGCATCTCCAGCGCCTGATGGTGTCATAGACAAGATTAAAGGCTTCTTCTCTCATCCCAAGGATACTGCAGAGGAAGCTGCGGACAAAACGAAGAAAACTTATGATGATGCGAAAGACGGAGTCAAACATGGATGGGATGTGACCAAGGAAAAAGTCGGAGACGGGTGGGATGTAACCAAGGAGAAAGTCGGTGAAGGGTGGGATGCAACCAAGGAGAAAGTCGCTGAAGGGTGGGATGCGACCAAGGAGAAAGTCGCAGATGGGTGGGATGCAACCAAGGATAAAGTCGGAGAATGGGTGCAAAAGGGAAAGGAAGCTTTGAAGCACGACAAGTGA